From the genome of Maniola jurtina chromosome 10, ilManJurt1.1, whole genome shotgun sequence, one region includes:
- the LOC123868880 gene encoding venom serine protease inhibitor-like has translation MVAKVLVVIAFAFLASAVSMTPVDEQKPFDCPPNERYYKCALEVCYKTCDHLVNRPPCASIAAGCYQPACECIEDYLRNQDGTCVPVDECPKH, from the exons ATGGTTGCCAAGGTCTTGGTTGTTATTGCATTTGCTTTTTTAGCATCTGCTGTCTCTATGACGCCGGTTGATGAGCAAAAACCTTTTG ATTGTCCCCCGAATGAAAGATACTACAAATGCGCGCTGGAAGTCTGTTACAAGACGTGTGACCACCTCGTCAATAGGCCTCCGTGCGCATCCATCGCTGCCGGTTGCTATCAACCAGCTTGCGAATGTATTGAAGATTATCTAAGGAACCAGGATGGTACTTGCGTACCTGTTGATGAGTGCC CTAAACATTAA